TCTTAACTATGTTAACCTTCAATGTGAAGGTAAAAAtataagaatgaaaagaaaagtgatttAGTTGTTTTCTCTATCGCACCCTTTGGGTCCcatattcttattttctccAATCGTGATGCAAATCGCTGTCAAGTGACCAATGCCGATCGCAAAGTCTTTCTACAACATGTAAATAGTCTTTATTCTCAGTGAAAATACGTGCAATGCAAGTACGAataatattctcaaaaaatatgttcccagaaaagaaacaaatcacGAGAAGCATACCACATCAGAGGACCTGTTGCAAATATTCACATATACCACATTCAAATAATTCCTTAACGTTATGAGAAGTTCCTACAAATATTTTGTAGGCTTTTTATGATTCTTTTAAGATAAATCGCTTGTCGAATCCGACAATTACTGATACGACTATGCAGAAAGTGCTTGTGGACATTGTGATTCGTGGAGAACACTGTCCAAATTCATGGGAAGAGTAGAATTCTGAAAACCGTTTCCAATAtcattctgctttttttcacttgatcATGATTTAAAGTCGGTTCTCACCACATGTGTATTTATAAATGCAAGGACTGtaatacatatgtataaaTGCATACAACACATTTGGATAGCACTGTACAATTGAAGATCGGTTAGGCAGGAAAGCAAACGTCGTCGTTGAACGACACTTCGTAATCTGAAATATTACTTGGTAGATATTACGATAACAAAATGACAAATATTGTAGGGTCGAAGCGACATGatgcacgtacgcaattgcgtatgcgaCTTCTCTCGATGGGTtccggtgaagcgtagcgacTACATAGGAGcatggtgaaacccttgctggtactatccatcgctgcagtttgtgacagtcccacctcggtcccaactgctgcctccaccgtgcagtttcgaacgcgtacgcaaatgcaccgcaactacgctAGTggttcacgtcgttttgacccgactatagctgTATCAGTACTGTAAGGAAGTAGGATgtcttcttttccagaattttgacGGTAATTCTTGCAGCAGAGCAGGAAATAGATCTCATTCGAATTgtaaaacgacttgaagctctgtgcagttgcgtaaacggctgcactcgaaacgGTAGGTGGACGTGGCGGTCGTGCTCAGGGTTGGATCATCGTGAACTGAAGCGCAGGGTGATGCtagcaccgagcttcatgtcgctcTCACCCGACTATTCCCTTTTGGAAGAAAGGAATCATAATAGAGTAAGAATAAAAGTTCTTAAAGGACTCCTCATACCTTTAAAGAGTCTGCTTTGCAAACAGACTAAAATGCTTCTAAAACGGCTTCAACAACTTCTtcaacattttcctttttgaaccAATATGGAACGCTAACTGCAACTCCACGTGGCGGTTCGACCACATTTGTTAGATTGGTgtctgaagaagaagaaaaaacgcttaGAATAAATCAGAGATGCTCAGCTGTCTCTTAATTCCAAAAAGTCACTACGAATTTAACTCCGGAAATAATATCGCACCATCAAATCCAACCGCAACAATTCTCTTCCAGTCCTTCGGTGGTTTCAGAGGAGGCAAATCTTTTGTATTGTTTCTGAAATTTATTCCTGATTAGATCAGTCTATGCTTGTCGAAGAAGAATTGAAGACTTATTCAATATTAAATGGAAAACAATGAATTGTTCCTCGCAGCCAAGCTTTTATGTTCTTTTATGTTTTGCACATccatattatttttcaaagttttcatgTTAATTGTACTTATAAGTGAATCAAGCATATCCTTGTTAGCTCGATCAAATGTCTATTCCGGAACTGTTAGAACAAATGTCGTAGCTGTGAGGTTGATGACGGGTTCATTCTGCAAACAACTGCAGAGAGCTGCATTTGAAAGTCCCCAGCTACTAGCTAGCAGATACTAAGAGATTCCAGAGAATTGTGAGTGCTTAGATTTCGTTCTTACATacttaaaagtaaaaaaaagataaagtcactggcgtatcattccacttgggatgcgtcaacgcgttggcgcatcttaCATAATTATCCTAACATAATTGGCCAAACAATTAACACGGCAATAGTAATCAGCGATGCTCAAACGATAACACTTGCTCGACGATCGAGATCGAAACGCAACGATCGACCGCGGCTGGAGATCGTCGGTTTTACCGGCGTATTGCTTTCTTCATATCTTATGGTCATGCAGTTTGGATAATCTACACACCTCTAAATATACAGGTTAGTTAGTTTCCGTTCCTACTCCTTCTAATTCATAGCTGCAGATCGTTTTTGTTTACGGTAGTTGCATCGCACGTA
This is a stretch of genomic DNA from Necator americanus strain Aroian chromosome II, whole genome shotgun sequence. It encodes these proteins:
- a CDS encoding hypothetical protein (NECATOR_CHRII.G8284.T1), with the protein product MLLCSRYASPEPIERSRIRNCITKCRSTTTFAFLPNRSSIVQCYPNVLYAFIHMYYSPCIYKYTCEFYSSHEFGQCSPRITMSTSTFCIVVSVIVGFDKRFILKES